The following DNA comes from Mycobacterium sp. MS1601.
CGCACTCTGTTTCGTGGGTGCGGCCGTTTTGATGTACGTCGACCACGATCGACGTCGTGGACTCGGTCGTCGCCGTAAGTCGTGGGCACGCTCCCACGGTTTCGACTTCGAGCCGGAGTCCGCGGACATCCTCAAGCGCTGGAAGCGCGGTGTGATGTCCACGGTCGGTGATGTCACCGCGCGCAATGTCGTGCTGGGACAGATCCGTGGTGAAGCGGTCTTCATCTTCGATCTCGAGGACGTCGCCACCGTCATCGCGCTGCACCGCAAGGTCGGCACCAACGTGGTGATGGATCTGCGGCTCAAGGGCATCAAGGAACCGCGCGAGAACGACATGTGGCTGCTGGGCGCCATCGGCCCGCGGATGGTGTACTCCACCAACCTCGACGCGGCCCGGCGCGCGTGCGACCGCCGCATGGTCACGTTCGCCCACACCGCGCCGGACTGCGCCGAGATCATGTGGAACGAGCAGAACTGGACGCTGGTCTCCATGCCGATCAGCAGTACCCGCGCCCAATGGGACGAGGGGCTGCGCACAGTGCGGCAGTTCAACGACCTGCTGCGCGTGCTGCCGCCCATGCCTCAGCAGGCGGCACTGGCCGGTTCATCCCGCCGCAACGCGGCACCAGGACGTCCGCTGGCCCCGGCCGGACGGACCGGCGAGCTGCCACCGGCCCGCGCCGGTGAACTGCCGCCCGCCCCCGCCGTGACCCCGGACATGGTGCGGCGTGAGCCCGACCATCGGGAACCCGTTCGGCGCACCCCGCCGCTCGGGCACCAGACTCCGCATTTCCAGCGGTAGCTAGGCTTGCGGGGTGGCCACCGGAACTCACTCCCACCCGCCCACCGCACTGATCACCGGACCCACGTCCGGCCTCGGTGAAGGCTACGCACGCAGGCTCGCCGCAGACGGTTACGACCTGGTGTTGGTGGCACGGGATGCGGACCGACTCACCGAGCTCGCTGCAGACCTGCGCCGGCGTCACGGCCGCAACGTCGACATCCTGCCCGCCGACCTTTCGGTGGCCGCGGATCGGGCGAAGGTTGCTGAGCGGGCCGCCGCCGGGCTGGACATCCTGGTGAACAACGCGGGCTTCGGCACGGCGGGGGAGTTCTGGACTGCCGAGCCGGCGCTGCTGCAGTCGCAGCTGGACGTCAACGTCACCGCGGTGCTGCACCTGACCCGCGCGGCGCTGCCCGCCATGCTGGCCGCCGGAACCGGAACCGTCATCAACATCGCCAGCGTCGCCGGATTGATCTCGGGTCGAGGGTCTACCTATTCGGCGTCCAAAGCCTGGGTGGTGTCGTTCACCGAAGGCCTGTCGGGAGCACTGAACGGCAGTGGCGTCAGTGTGCACGCGGTATGCCCGGGCTTTGTCCGCACCGAGTTCCACCAGCGCGCGGGCATCGAGATGGCGGGCACCCGGGAGATACTCTGGCTGACCGTCGAGGACGTGGTGCGCGACAGCATGGCGGCTGTCGCCAAGGGTGTCGTCGTCATCGTCCCCGGTTGGCAGTACAAGCTCCTGACCACCGTGAGCCGGCTTACACCCCGCACACTGGTCCGGGGGTTCGCCACCAGAATGGGCAAAGGCCGCGACAGAACGTGAGGAAACCGTGACAGCACCCGAGATGACCCACAGCGACCGCGCTGAGCTGGCCGAGCTGGTGCGCGAGCTGGCGGTGGTGCGCGGCCGCGTCATCCTGTCGTCGGGCAAGGAGTCGGACTACTACGTGGACCTGCGTCGGGCTACTTTGCACCACCGCGCGTCCCGGCTGATCGGTTCACTGATGCGTGAGCTCACCAGTGACTGGGACTACGCCGCGGTGGGCGGACTGACCTTGGGCGCCGACCCGGTGGCCACCGCGATCATGCACGCCGGCGGCCGTCCCATCGACGCATTCGTGGTCCGAAAATCTGCCAAGACGCACGGCATGCAGAAGCTCATCGAGGGTTTCGACGTCGCTGGACAGCGGGTCCTGGTGGTCGAGGACACCAGCACCACGGGGGCCTCGCCGCTGACCGCCGTGCGGGCGGTCCGTGAGGCCGGCGGCGAGGTGGTGGGTGTGGCGACAGTGGTGGACCGTGCCACTGGCGCCGCCGAGATCATCGAGGCCGAGGGAGTTCCGTACCGCAGCGCGCTGGGCCTCGAGGACCTGGGGCTGGGATGAGTGACGAGACCCCGTCGGACCGCCGCCGCGGTGACGGGCAATGGTCACCCATCGACACCCTGCAGCAGCTGCCTGCGTTGGTGGTGCTGGAGCGTTTCCCGGTGCCAGTGCTTGCCATCAGCGACGACGGCACCATTCTGTTCGCCAATTCCGCGTTTGCGGACATGCTGGGGCATCCGGCTCAGCATGTTCTCACCCTGGCCTACAGCGAGATCTTCCAGATCGCACCGGATCGCGGATCGCCGGTGCCCTCTATTCGCGCCCGCGGTGAGCACCTGGTGGAGCTGCGCCATGCCGACGGTTCTACGGTGCGCGCCCAGGTGAGCCACTCCGCGTTGCGACGCGACGACGACCGTCTGGTGCTGGTGGTGTTCCACGATCTGACCGAACGGCTCTGGCTCGAGGAGATCTGAGCGGTCACCGGCGGCGTTGGGTCTCCCGGTCGACGAACTCCTGGAAGTACGCCACGGCATCGGTGTCGGCGATGGCGGGCAGCAGCACACTCCAGGCCCGGCCCAGCCTGCCGGGCATGTCGCGGCCGCCGGATTCTGCGACCGACAGCAGTTCGATGCCCAAGAACGTGCTCATGAACAGCTCTCCGACTGCTTCGGGAGGCACTGCCTCACGCAGGTCGCCTTCGATGCCCGCCTGCCGAGCCAACGCGACCACCTGTGCCCCGAGCAGCGAATAGGTCTGCAGGGCAACCTCATTGAACTCGCTGAGCGCGCGCATCAGCTGTGAGCCGGTCCGCACTGTCGGGTCCCCAGCCACCAGGTCGGCGATCACAAAGGAGACGTGTACGAGGTTCTCCATCGCGGGGGCGGGGGAGTCGGCAAGACCGCGCAGGGCGTCGAGCACCGCCGAGGACGTGGCGTTGATGATGGCCGACGCCAACACTTCCTTGGACTCGAAGTGGTGGTACAGCGCGCCTTTGGTGAGTCCCGCGTGTTCGATGATGTCGCCGAGGCCGGTGCCGGCGTAGCCGTTGCTGTTGAAGAGCTCGACGGCAGCGTCGATGATCTTCTGCCGGGTCGCCTGCGAGCGCGCCTGCTGCGCCATCGCCTCCGAACCCCCCATCGCCGCGAAGCTGAGCGGGCCTCAGCCTAGATGGTTCACCTTGGCCAGCGCGACACGTGTCCGGCGTCGCACCAGCTGGGTGAAGTACCCCACTCGGTCGGGGACGACGAACCCCGGCAGTACCAGGGACCAGGAGCTCTGGACGTGGGCCAGCAGCGCAGGACCGTCGTCCAGGCCGGTGGTTTGGCGCAGCCCGGCGTAGAGGGAGACCAGCAGGTGGCTCACCTGTGCCGGGTCACGGTCCGGAGCCACGTCGCCTTCCTCGACGGCGCGTCCGAGTATCTCGCCGAGGGCCGTGGTCAAGTCGGCGATGCGCTTGGTCTGTAGTCCGTCGGTGCGTCCGACCGCCTCGGTCAGGTGGATGCCGGCCTTGGCGGTGTCGAGGGTGAGGTCCTGGACGGCCATCTGATAGGACACGTCGATCAGCGTTTCCAGCCCGGAGCGTTGCAGCCGGAGCTGCTCGGCGAGGGTCTCGTTGCACAGTTCGATGTAGCGGTCGATGATGGCCAGCGCCAGCGCGTACTTCGACGTGAAGTGGAAGTACATGGCGCCCTTGGTGACGGCGGCGTCGCCGAGGATGTCATCCAGGCTCACCAGGTGGTACGAGCGACGGGCGAACTGCCTGGTGGCGGCCCGCAGGATCTGTTCTCGGGCTGTTTCGGTTCCGCTGTCCCGGGATTCTGTCACCGCGCGGTCCAGCACGTGTGCACTGTGCACCTCATCACCTGCCTCCTTCACAGAGAGCACCCGTGCGCGTGGGCCGGGCACCCCCTGTTAATACTCTAAGTCATGACACCCGAGAGAAAACAGACGAAAGGTATGTAAACTCCCATCCGTGAAGACTCTTGGTTCGTCGACGGAGACCCCATCGAAGGTCGGCATACTTGGAGCCATGGGTGCCAAACATGCCACGTTCACGGGTGAGTCGGACGATGGCAGCGCCGGGTATGCCGGTGTGAAGGCGGCCGGTCGCTGGGTGGACGAGGACCGTGAGTACCGCCCGCGCCAGTTCCGTGTCTCCGATGCCGACGCCAGCCAGGAGTCCGACGACATCGACTGGGATGACGTCGCCGACGTGATCTGTGTCGGTGGGCGCCTCGGCGTCGCCACGGCGATCGCCGCGCGGGAGGTCGGATTGGATGTCATCCTCGTCGACGCTCAAGCGCAGTCCATCGACGGCGCGTTCGGCCTCACCGACCCCGACACCGTGGAGTACCTACGTTCCCTCACCGAGGATTTCGACCCGGTGACCGCCGTGGACCCCGAGGTTCCGGTGCGGGTGGTCGACGGGCCCGCGCAACCCGAACCCAGGGGCAGCCGACTCCCCACCTTTCATGGCGCGGCACTGCGTGATTGGGGCTCGGCGTGTGTCGCATCGCGCTTCGGCCTGCTCTACACGCGTGTGCACGATCCGCGATTGTCGGTGACTTACACGGGCCCGGGTGGCTCCATCGAGGCGACGGTGCTGGCGACCATCGACCTGGACGCCGAGCGACCCACCGACAGCCTGGAGAACTGGTTGTCCACGCTCGACGGCGAGGAACTCAACACGTCGGGTTCGCTGGAGCGACTGGTGTTCGACAACGGTGTGGTGGTGGGAGCGGCGTTGGCATCGGCTACTGGCGTCCGCATGGTGCGGGCCCGGCACGGCGTGATGCTGTCACCGCTGGGCTCCGAACCTGAGATCGAAAGGCCTGCAGGCGAACTGAATGCGGGTGAGGCCGCGGAGGTAGCGCTGGTGTCGCGGGCGGCCAGCCGATTCGCGCGGCTGGAGCTCTTGCGCCGCAGCTAGGGCCGGGTTGCGGGCTGCCTTCTTCACAGCCCGTGGACTTATTCCGGTGAGGTGGTGAGGGACTGCTCTCGCTGGCTTTCCTATGTTGTCCGGTTGAGCCTTTCGGGGGATGGTCAGGTGGTGACGGTCGCGGGTGGGCTGTAGCCGATAGTGTTGCCCCACAGGACAATCCAGTGAGTGTCCCAGGGGCGGTGGGCCACCGCCGCCACGCCGTCATCGAAGCCGTCTTCGTCGACGGACCCTTGGCCCACATGCCTGCGAGGCGCTTCGGCGCGAAATCGGCCTGGATCCTGTGCGCCGCGATCGCCCACAACCTGCTGCGCTCGGTCGGTGTGCTCGTCCGCGGCGGACACGCCGCGGCCCGCGGAGTCACCGCGGTTGTCTGCCGACCGTCGAAGCGCGGGGCGCTGATCTGAGCGGGTTTGCTCAGCCGCCTCCGTGTTGCCGGTCGACGTCGACACAGTGTGGATGGCGGCTCCCATTGACGCCGGCGCCGGCGTGCGCCTAAGGTATGCGCACATTGTGGGCAAATGCCCGCATAGCGAGCAAAGGAACATTCGTGAACGTGATGCGTTGGGTCGCAAGCGCGGTGGCGTGCATGTCACTGGCCGCATGCTCTTCCGTGGGATCGGGGGCCACCAGCGTGGATGGTGCCGACTCGATGGATGTCGATGGGGCCCGCGAGGCATACACGGCCGCGCTGGCCGAGCCCGTATTCGAGGCGCCGGGGCCCGCCTTCGACGCCGCTGAGGCCACGGGAAAGCTCATTTTCAACATTCCCGCCTCGAGTTCCATCCCCTATCTCGAAGCGATGAACGAGAACATGGCGGACGTCGCCGAGCGAGTTGGCGTCCGCTACAAGTACTACGCCAACCAGGGCCAGCCGGACCAGTGGACCCAGGGCGTGCAGCAGGCGATCAACGAAAAGGCGGACGTCCTCGTCCTCAGCGGCGCCCCTGACCCGGCGCTGCTTCAGCCTCAGCTGAAGGAGGCGCGCGCGGCCGGAGTGAAGGTGATCGTCGCTTCCCTCTACCCGGACGGCACCGCGCTCCCGGACAATGTCGACGCGCTGGTTACGCTCCCCTCTGTCGAGCTACAGAGCCTCGTCACCGACTATGCGATAGCCAATTCCGGAGAATCGCTGAACGCGCTGGTGTTGATCGCCTCCGAGTTCCCGTCGACCGGGCCGCTCCAAGAAGCGGTTGTCGCGGAGCTGGAAAAGCGGTGCGGCAACGCGTGCAAGTACCGCGTGATCGACACCAAGCTCGCTGACTGGGCCACAAAAATCCCGACAAAGGTCCAATCGTCGCTTGCCGCGGACGCGGACATCAACTGGATCATCTCCATCTACGACGGCATGGCACCCCCGGCCGCGTCCGGCATCGAGCAGGCCGGCCGTACCGGCAAGGTCCAGATCACGACCGGGGACGCATCGCTGGGGGTTCTCAGGAGCGTCGCCGACGGTGTTGTCGCCCAAGACGCCGGCTATTCATCGGATTGGATTGCGTGGGCGACCGTAGACCAGGCGCTGCGCATCCTCAGCGGACAGCCCGCGCTCGCTACCGCAGGTCTCCCGATCCGGATGTTCGACAAAACCAATATCGATGCGGTCGGCAATCCGCCGGTCCAAGACCAGGGTTGGGGCGACTCGTATGTCGATGGCTATCTCAAATTGTGGGGAATGGGATGAAGGCGAAACAAGCTGAAGCTCCGCTTCGAGTAGGGATTCTGGGGTATGGGGCGCTGGCTCGCGCGGTAGCGCAGAACCTGCGAGAGCGCAGTGGACAGGTTTTGTTGACGGGTATCGCCAACCGCTCGGGCGGCCGCGACGCCGTCGGTGGCGATCTCCGCCGCGGAATCGCCGAGCTGCTTGCAACCGGCCCTGAGGTGGTGCTGATGGCCACCGCGCCGAAGATCGGGCTTCAGGAGGAGGCGCTGGCGGCCTGTGCCGCCGCAGGAGTTTCGGTAGTCAGCACCTGTGAGGAGCTGTCGTTCCCCACGGTGGAAACCGCTGCGGCGATCGACGCGCTGGACGCCCTGGCGCGTAAACATGCGATCGCCGTCACCGCGGCAGGAGTGAACCCGGGCTTCATCTTCGACTACGTGCCGGCGGTTTTTGCCGGCGGCCTGCCCCGAGTGGACGGTGTCCGTTGCCGTCGGGTTGTGGACATGGCGCCGTTCGATCCGCAGCGCCTGCGCGACGTCGGCCTGGGGCTGGCACTGAACGAGTTCGCCGACGCCGTCGAGCGCGGGCAGGTCAACGGCCATGTCGGATACATCCAGACCGGCCATTACCTCGCCTGGCGACTGGGTTGGCGTGAGGGTGTAGAAGTTGTCCAGACTTTCGAGCCGCACAGCTCCGGTGTACCGGTCACCGTCGGCGCCACCACCTTCGAACCCGGCCAGGTCATCCACGTAAACCAGGCGGCGAGCGTGCGCGTCCACGGGACGGAACGGATCAGGCTGGAGCTCGACCTGCATCTCGACCCCGCCGCGGGGGGACTGCCGGTCGTGGACGAGGTCTGCTTCACCGCCGAGGGACTCCCGGACACGCGGCTGACAGTCAGCCCGGGGCTTCCGGCCGCGCGTACCGGTGCCGCTGTGGCGGTGAACGCCCTGGCGTGGATCGCCGCAGCGGCGCCCGGTTACTACTCCCTGGCCGACTGGCACCCCGTATCGGTGTGGCCACGAGGCGAGGGATGATCGTGCCCACCAGGACGCACCCGCCCGGCGACGTCAGCCTCCACGCAGCGAGTGTGAGCAAAACCTACGGCGCCAACCGCGTGGTCAGCGAGGCCTCGCTGCAGCTCAGGTCCGGAACGATCCACGCCCTGCTCGGTCCCAACGGTTGTGGCAAGTCGACGTTGATCAAGATCCTCGCCGGGGTTGTCACGCCGGATTCGGGGGCGGTCATCGAGATAGGTGGCCACCCCGTCCAGACGCCATTGCGGCCAGGGGAGGCGCGGTCACTTGGCCTTGCCTTTGTGCACCAGGACCTCGGACTGATTGATGGCCTGAGCGTTGCGGAGAACCTGCGGATGCCTTGGCTCATCGGAGCAGGTCTGTCGGTGTCGATGCGCCACGAGGTGCGTCGAGCCATGGCAAGCCTGGAACGTGCTGGCCTCCACATCAACCCGCGTGTCGACGTGGCGAGCCTGTCGCGCTCGGAGCGGGCTCTCGTGGCCGTGGCGCGCAGCCTCGATCTGCTCGCGGAGAACAAGGAACAGCGAGGTGCGTCAGGCGTGCTGTTTCTCGACGAGACGACTGCTTTCCTTCCCCGTTCGGGGGCAGAGGCACTGTTCCGGACTGCCCGACAGTTCGCCGACGAGGGCGGGTCAGTTGTTTTCGTCTCCCACGACCTCGACGAGGCAATTGCGCACGCGGACGACATCACCGTGCTACGGGACGGCCAGGTCGTCGCGACCTGCCCGTCGACCGACGTCGACCGTGACCAGCTGGTCCGCCTGATCGCCGGCCGCGACGTGAGCAGCCATTGTCGGCCGACCGGACCCATGTCGGAGACGGTGGCTCTCACGGTGACCGGCCTGTCTGGAGCCGCTGTCGAGCAGGTGTCCCTGACTGTCCGCGCCGGCGAGGTCGTGGGGCTGACCGGGATCATCGGCTCCGGGTACGACGACGTCCTCGACCTGATTCATGGGGCAAAGGGCGCCAAGGCGGGCGAGATCGCGCTTGGCGACCGGCCGGCGTACGACGCCCGAGGGACAACGCCCGCACGCAGCGTGTCGTCCGGCATCGCCCTGGTCCCGGCCGACCGGCCGACCCAAGGGGTGGTTGCCGGTCTGACGATCGGCGAGAACATCCAGATGCAGAAGTTGGCGAGCCGGGGCAGGTCATGGTGGCTGCGCGTGGGAGCGGCTCGGAAGCAACAGGCGGCGACACTGCAGCGATTCGCCGTGCGGCCGCCTGTCCCGCACATGGCGATCGAGAACCTCAGCGGCGGCAACCAGCAGAAGGTGGTCCTGGGTAAGTGGCTCGAGGACGATCCTGCGGTGCTCCTCCTTCAAGAACCGACGCAGGGCGTCGACATCGGAGCACGAGCGGAGATCTACAGGCTGATCGAGGTAGCCACAAGCCAGGGGACGGCTGTCCTGCTGGCCAGCGCGGACCACGAGGAGCTCGCGCAGATGTGCGACCGGGTCCTCGTCATGGAGCGCGGGCGCGTCAGCGCCGAGCTTGGCACGGCCGCGGCCACAAAGGCCTCGATCTCGGCCGCGTGCATGGGAAAACTCATCGATTCCGCAGAGGAGAGTGGCCGTGTCAGTGCTGTCTGAGAAGGAGACCCCTTCCGATACCGCGCCGGCGGCGCGACGCTCTCGAGCGGGCAGCGTCGACCTTGCCAACCGCTATGGGCTCCTGGTCGTGTGGGCGGCGGTCATCGTCTTCTTCGGCGTGCTGCGCCCGGACTCCTTTTTGACCTGGTCCAACTTCGCCGCGATGTTCGGGTCCCAGGCAGCTCTGGTGGTGCTGAGCTCCGGTCTGCTGATCGCCCTACGCTGCGGCGACTACGACATGTCCATCGGTGGCGTCATGACGCTGTCGGCGATGACAGTAGCGGTACTGAATGCTCAGCACGGTGTGAACATCTGGGTCTGTGTGGCGCTCGCGGCCGCCATCGGCGTAACGGTAGGCCTGGTCAACGGCTTTGTCAGTGTCTTCTTCGACATCAACCCCTTCATCGTCACCCTCGGCACGGGCACGGTCTACACCGGTTTGGCACTGTGGCTGAGCGATTCGCAGACGATCAGCGGCGTCTCGACGGACCTGGTCAACGTGGTGATCGGGACGCGTTGGCTCGGAGTGCCGCTCGCGTTCTACTTCGGTCTGGGCGCCTGTTTGATCGTTCTTTACCTGTTCGAGCGGACGAGCCTTGGCAAGCGGATGCTGTTTGTCGGCAAGAGTCGGACGGTCGCCCATCTCAGCGGCATCCGTGTCGACCGGGTCAGGGTCATTGGCTTTGCCCTGTCCGCGCTGTTCGCCGCCCTGGCCGGCGTGGTCTACGTCGGCACATTGGGGGGAGCGGACCCGACGTCGGGCAGCAGTTACCTGATGCCCGCCTTTGCCGCAGCCTTCTTGGGTTCAGCCGCGATCAAACCCGGACTTTTCAACCCGATCGGCGCATTGATCGCGGTCTACTTCCTGGTCACTGGAATCTCGGGCCTCTCGATCCTGGGCTTTGCGAGCTTCGTCCAAGACCTCTTCTACGGTTC
Coding sequences within:
- a CDS encoding TetR/AcrR family transcriptional regulator produces the protein MGGSEAMAQQARSQATRQKIIDAAVELFNSNGYAGTGLGDIIEHAGLTKGALYHHFESKEVLASAIINATSSAVLDALRGLADSPAPAMENLVHVSFVIADLVAGDPTVRTGSQLMRALSEFNEVALQTYSLLGAQVVALARQAGIEGDLREAVPPEAVGELFMSTFLGIELLSVAESGGRDMPGRLGRAWSVLLPAIADTDAVAYFQEFVDRETQRRR
- a CDS encoding TetR/AcrR family transcriptional regulator yields the protein MHSAHVLDRAVTESRDSGTETAREQILRAATRQFARRSYHLVSLDDILGDAAVTKGAMYFHFTSKYALALAIIDRYIELCNETLAEQLRLQRSGLETLIDVSYQMAVQDLTLDTAKAGIHLTEAVGRTDGLQTKRIADLTTALGEILGRAVEEGDVAPDRDPAQVSHLLVSLYAGLRQTTGLDDGPALLAHVQSSWSLVLPGFVVPDRVGYFTQLVRRRTRVALAKVNHLG
- a CDS encoding sugar ABC transporter ATP-binding protein; this translates as MSKTYGANRVVSEASLQLRSGTIHALLGPNGCGKSTLIKILAGVVTPDSGAVIEIGGHPVQTPLRPGEARSLGLAFVHQDLGLIDGLSVAENLRMPWLIGAGLSVSMRHEVRRAMASLERAGLHINPRVDVASLSRSERALVAVARSLDLLAENKEQRGASGVLFLDETTAFLPRSGAEALFRTARQFADEGGSVVFVSHDLDEAIAHADDITVLRDGQVVATCPSTDVDRDQLVRLIAGRDVSSHCRPTGPMSETVALTVTGLSGAAVEQVSLTVRAGEVVGLTGIIGSGYDDVLDLIHGAKGAKAGEIALGDRPAYDARGTTPARSVSSGIALVPADRPTQGVVAGLTIGENIQMQKLASRGRSWWLRVGAARKQQAATLQRFAVRPPVPHMAIENLSGGNQQKVVLGKWLEDDPAVLLLQEPTQGVDIGARAEIYRLIEVATSQGTAVLLASADHEELAQMCDRVLVMERGRVSAELGTAAATKASISAACMGKLIDSAEESGRVSAV
- the ttfA gene encoding trehalose monomycolate transport factor TtfA is translated as MVPLWFTLSALCFVGAAVLMYVDHDRRRGLGRRRKSWARSHGFDFEPESADILKRWKRGVMSTVGDVTARNVVLGQIRGEAVFIFDLEDVATVIALHRKVGTNVVMDLRLKGIKEPRENDMWLLGAIGPRMVYSTNLDAARRACDRRMVTFAHTAPDCAEIMWNEQNWTLVSMPISSTRAQWDEGLRTVRQFNDLLRVLPPMPQQAALAGSSRRNAAPGRPLAPAGRTGELPPARAGELPPAPAVTPDMVRREPDHREPVRRTPPLGHQTPHFQR
- a CDS encoding PAS domain-containing protein, which encodes MSDETPSDRRRGDGQWSPIDTLQQLPALVVLERFPVPVLAISDDGTILFANSAFADMLGHPAQHVLTLAYSEIFQIAPDRGSPVPSIRARGEHLVELRHADGSTVRAQVSHSALRRDDDRLVLVVFHDLTERLWLEEI
- a CDS encoding sugar ABC transporter substrate-binding protein produces the protein MRWVASAVACMSLAACSSVGSGATSVDGADSMDVDGAREAYTAALAEPVFEAPGPAFDAAEATGKLIFNIPASSSIPYLEAMNENMADVAERVGVRYKYYANQGQPDQWTQGVQQAINEKADVLVLSGAPDPALLQPQLKEARAAGVKVIVASLYPDGTALPDNVDALVTLPSVELQSLVTDYAIANSGESLNALVLIASEFPSTGPLQEAVVAELEKRCGNACKYRVIDTKLADWATKIPTKVQSSLAADADINWIISIYDGMAPPAASGIEQAGRTGKVQITTGDASLGVLRSVADGVVAQDAGYSSDWIAWATVDQALRILSGQPALATAGLPIRMFDKTNIDAVGNPPVQDQGWGDSYVDGYLKLWGMG
- a CDS encoding ABC transporter permease, producing MSVLSEKETPSDTAPAARRSRAGSVDLANRYGLLVVWAAVIVFFGVLRPDSFLTWSNFAAMFGSQAALVVLSSGLLIALRCGDYDMSIGGVMTLSAMTVAVLNAQHGVNIWVCVALAAAIGVTVGLVNGFVSVFFDINPFIVTLGTGTVYTGLALWLSDSQTISGVSTDLVNVVIGTRWLGVPLAFYFGLGACLIVLYLFERTSLGKRMLFVGKSRTVAHLSGIRVDRVRVIGFALSALFAALAGVVYVGTLGGADPTSGSSYLMPAFAAAFLGSAAIKPGLFNPIGALIAVYFLVTGISGLSILGFASFVQDLFYGSALVLAVALSRLVAKRRARVAAARA
- the pyrE gene encoding orotate phosphoribosyltransferase, which translates into the protein MTHSDRAELAELVRELAVVRGRVILSSGKESDYYVDLRRATLHHRASRLIGSLMRELTSDWDYAAVGGLTLGADPVATAIMHAGGRPIDAFVVRKSAKTHGMQKLIEGFDVAGQRVLVVEDTSTTGASPLTAVRAVREAGGEVVGVATVVDRATGAAEIIEAEGVPYRSALGLEDLGLG
- a CDS encoding SDR family NAD(P)-dependent oxidoreductase codes for the protein MATGTHSHPPTALITGPTSGLGEGYARRLAADGYDLVLVARDADRLTELAADLRRRHGRNVDILPADLSVAADRAKVAERAAAGLDILVNNAGFGTAGEFWTAEPALLQSQLDVNVTAVLHLTRAALPAMLAAGTGTVINIASVAGLISGRGSTYSASKAWVVSFTEGLSGALNGSGVSVHAVCPGFVRTEFHQRAGIEMAGTREILWLTVEDVVRDSMAAVAKGVVVIVPGWQYKLLTTVSRLTPRTLVRGFATRMGKGRDRT